A genomic region of Papaver somniferum cultivar HN1 chromosome 7, ASM357369v1, whole genome shotgun sequence contains the following coding sequences:
- the LOC113298216 gene encoding glycosyltransferase family 92 protein RCOM_0530710-like → MKERRKQREVLSWSKFFSCTIFVVISCVLFTGFTFSSFRLFRDNFHPVIVSPWRNSGTEVIKAEKEASPITQVIQIQETVIFPDQVLLFLKYPSSSPLLTIHDLDCTYFPPTSSEPHLKLPPSWINDGTKSIDQFVRCPTHPHGFNPTLSVKSDGENSLALGPAYSWESLVYEAVIDNLDNTTIVFVKGLNLRPERLGVPSRYECVYGWDFKKPKFILKSEAVLSVAQEIVRCKTPLSVLNSHDKSIKVSIRVKGRGILDSVARPDYLLESSHAIVRKKHEMCVCTMVRNQARFLREWIMYHGRIGVQRWFIYDNNSEDPIDEVIGSLYGAGYNVTRHFWPWIKTQEAGFAHCAIRARDSCGWVGFIDVDEFLHFRANLGLHNVLRNRTTGFSRIGELRVHCHSFGPSGLKRVPAQGVAVGYTCRMANPERHKSIVRPELLNSSLINVVHHFHIQDGYGYVNVDKGVIVINHYKYQVWEVFKEKFYRRVATFVADWQNQENVGSKDRTPGLGTRPVEPPDWSSRFCEVTDTGIRDFILRVLADPYTKRLPWQD, encoded by the exons ATGAAGGAGCGGAGGAAACAAAGAGAGGTTTTATCATGGAGCAAATTCTTCAGTTGTACAATCTTTGTGGTTATTTCTTGTGTTCTCTTCACAGGatttaccttctcttcttttagACTCTTTCGAG ACAATTTCCATCCAGTTATCGTATCACCATGGAGAAATTCAGGCACGGAAGTAATCAAAGCCGAGAAAGAAGCATCTCCAATTACTCAGGTAATCCAAATCCAAGAAACGGTCATATTCCCTGACCAAGTTTTACTCTTCCTAAAATACCCTTCCTCATCTCCTTTATTAACCATACACGACCTAGACTGTACTTACTTTCCTCCGACCTCTTCTGAACCACACCTTAAACTCCCACCATCTTGGATAAATGACGGTACTAAATCTATCGACCAGTTTGTACGGTGTCCAACCCATCCACATGGATTTAACCCGACTCTCTCCGTTAAATCCGACGGTGAAAACTCTCTTGCTCTGGGTCCAGCGTACAGTTGGGAGTCTTTAGTATACGAAGCAGTAATTGATAATTTAGATAATACAACAATTGTCTTCGTCAAAGGTCTTAATCTACGGCCAGAAAGACTCGGTGTGCCATCGAGATACGAATGTGTTTACGGCTGGGATTTCAAGAAGCCTAAGTTCATATTAAAATCAGAAGCTGTATTATCTGTTGCTCAAGAAATAGTACGGTGTAAAACACCATTGAGTGTACTGAATTCTCATGATAAGTCTATCAAAGTTTCTATTCGGGTCAAAGGAAGGGGCATTTTGGATTCGGTTGCCCGACCTGATTACTTACTGGAATCATCCCACGCAATCGTCAGGAAAAAACACGAAATGTGCGTGTGTACTATGGTGCGCAATCAAGCTCGTTTCTTACGTGAATGGATCATGTACCATGGGCGTATTGGTGTTCAGCGTTGGTTTATTTATGATAACAATAGCGAGGATCCAATTGATGAAGTAATCGGTTCACTATATGGAGCCGGTTATAACGTAACTCGTCACTTTTGGCCTTGGATTAAGACACAAGAAGCAGGTTTTGCTCATTGTGCGATCCGTGCACGTGACTCATGTGGCTGGGTTGGATTCATTGATGTCGATGAGTTTCTGCACTTCCGTGCTAATCTAGGTTTGCATAACGTGCTACGAAATCGAACGACTGGGTTTAGTCGAATTGGTGAGCTACGTGTACATTGTCATAGTTTTGGACCATCGGGTTTAAAACGTGTACCTGCACAAGGAGTGGCAGTTGGGTATACATGCAGAATGGCTAACCCTGAGAGACATAAGAGTATAGTTAGGCCTGAATTGTTGAACTCGTCATTGATAAATGTGGTTCACCATTTTCACATCCAAGATGGATATGGGTATGTAAATGTGGATAAAGGAGTAATCGTAATCAATCATTATAAGTACCAAGTTTGGGAAGTGTTTAAAGAGAAATTCTATAGAAGAGTTGCTACATTCGTAGCTGATTGGCAAAATCAAGAGAATGTGGGGTCTAAAGATAGGACCCCAGGGTTGGGTACAAGACCCGTGGAGCCACCGGACTGGTCGAGCCGGTTTTGTGAGGTGACAGATACTGGTATTAGAGACTTCATCTTACGGGTTTTGGCAGACCCATACACGAAACGGTTACCGTGGCAGGATTAG